In the genome of Xiphias gladius isolate SHS-SW01 ecotype Sanya breed wild chromosome 18, ASM1685928v1, whole genome shotgun sequence, the window tcaaatgtaaacATATAGTCACAAAATGTAGGCAGTTTTAAATGTAACCAGTTTTAAATGTAGCCAGTTTAAGGatgatatgaataaatattcatatcatCCTTCAAACCTGACACTAGCCAACTTAACtattttttatcttctttaGATTCCTTTTACGATTTTACACTTGACTCAGATATAAAGTTCTGTTATGTATGCATAAGGAAAACAGAAGTGTAGATTATTTTGATACAGCCAGTCCTTCGTGTTCATAATGAGCAGTACTCAAACCTAATGTCCGACAGATCTCCATGAGCACAGCGAGGATCTTCTCATCAGTGAAGTAGAGAAAAtgcttcctctgtgtgtgagcaGTGTAGGAATCAGGAGATGCTGAACTTGTTTCTATGGTAGAGCGGTAACTTCTTTCTTCTACAATGCAAACATCCATCACATCCAGCTCCAGTACCTGTAAAGGCATACAGAGGTGTTAGTTGTGTTTTTAACAATTTGTGATTTAAAGATGAATTGTAACTTCTCTCAACTGTGATTTAAGTTTGCTGCCATGATAGACTAAGGATGAGAGAGCAGGTAAAGTCAGACTCCATAAAGGgtattaaaatgcttaaatatTGTACGCTGTAAAAAATGAATTCTATAATAATATTCTACCATATAATtctataataattattatatacaATTCCGCCGTGATTCACATCGCCTATTTCCCACTCACACAGAAGATCCAGTATATTCTGATACCAGGACTACAAACACTACCTGCATCAAGGCTTTGGAAATCCTCTCCAGATGTGCAGCCGAGTTCAGCACCACAGAGACGAGTGGTCCCAGGAGTTTTAAGTAACCCAGAAACCCATTGAGGACAAACAGTTTCTTCTGGTCGTCAGAGGTCCTCATCAGTCTGGGTAGGGAGGTCGCCAAAGAGTGGAGATTTTCTGAAAGCACATCAGTGAAGTTCTGAGTACTGCTGCGCTCGCTGGTAATATCACCGCTGCTGCTATGGCTCTGATTCCTCCATGATACCTCTCTGAGAGCAACCTCACAcctagaggagaggagaagagaggcgTTTCAATAAACATCTTGTAAAAATTTCTTTGGGCTTTGTTCTTTTTactcacaaaaatgtcaattaaatCAAACCTCTCTTTGACTCTGGGCTCCTCATCATTGACTGCTCCAACCAGTGCTTCCAGTAGCAGCCCAACACACTCTCCCAGTGACTTACTACACCTGGCCAGCAGGTGGTCAGCCAGCTCCACCATCTCCAGCCGAACCCTCCAGTGCTGGTGGGCCGAGGTGCAGGAGACGATCTTCTTCAGCAGCACAGACAGTTTCCCTGCTGTGCTCTTCACCCAGTCTTGTGTCCGATGGATCACGAGCTGCGCAATCCTACCCAGGTCTGGTGAGGGAGTCTTCCAGGGCTCACTGGCCTGCAGCTGTGCATCTTCCATGACAAGCCCCACAGCCCTGGACCAAACCTGAATGAGATTAGGagtaaaaaaagatgatgatgtgGCTTTAGCAAATCGTTGCATTACATTTGTACAAGGAGATaatcaacttttattttactctatAGCTGTGTGGCTTGTTTGCCATCACCTTGTGCATAAAACCCGTTATCTCCGACCGTGCTAGAGGTTTTACTCCGTAACTTTCCAAAAATTAACGGTACAACTATGATAACTGATAACTTATTATTTAAGccatttattaagcaaaaagccaaacattgCTGTAGCTTGTCAAATTAGcggatttgttgcttttctctcttttattatctttgtaaattgaatatctacACTTTTAGTGGtaattttttactattttctggaTTTTATAACCTAGATTATTCAGGAAAATAATCTACATATTTAtcgctaatgaaaataatccttagtgGCAGCCTTATTTGTATATAACAATACctatgacagaaaaatgtccgACTATACTTGTGTGGAAGAAAGTCATAACACAAGACTGAATACAGATTAAAAGCTGAGAGAGACAGCAGTCAACAGTACCGTACCTTGATGGCCCTGACTGTGACTGCATGGCCTTGTCTCAGATCTCCTGTGATGATCCTGGCTACAGCCAAAGTGATCCCAGGTAAGAATGAAGCCATGGTGCTGCCTATGGCACGTCGCTCCTCTGAGGATGGGACTACATGCTCCTGAGTGCAGTCACACTGCAGAGTCAAAGCCTGGAGGCACTTCAGCGCGGCTGCCTGTATGTCCCGagatttttccttctctcctaaAGCCAGGAGCAGTGATATGGCAGCTCCCAGTCCAGGCAGCATGATCGGTTCAAAGAGTCTGAAGACTATATCACCGTAAGCAGCATGGATCAGGGCATCCAGGCACCTCAGCACAGCCAATTTCAGCTCCTCTGACAAATCTGCAGGTTTCCCAGGATCGGTTGGagagcagaggcagaggcaAAGCTCTGAAAGGAGGTCATGGAGGGTCTCCCAGCTCTGGACGCAAGTGTTCTCCAGGACGTGGCTAATGGCCTCAGCCACAGCCTGCAccaatttgtcttttttgggCCCAGGGACTTTAAGAACAAAGCGAAGAGGGAAGAGGACATACTCTTGGAGCTGCTGCAATGTGGCATCGTTCACGTCTTTTAACTGGCCGCTCAGTGTCTCCACATTGGTTGCAGATGGCTCTCGGGTCAGCAGGACACAGGCCGGGCGCAGGTAGGCAAAAGCGATCTTTGGATCACTGATCTGCGCCATGCTTGGAGGCACAACAGTGGTGGTCACTTTAGTGAGGGAGCAtggaaagagaaatgagaatATGACAAAGTAATTACAAATCAATTCAATTACTGTacacagaaactgaaattaatgTGTACTGATTAGATCTGTAATGGTCACATGCATGTTGACTGGTGACTTTTTGAGATGACATTTCTAACACTGAAAATATTCCTGGCAGGAAAACAGAGGTTTGTTTTACCAAACAGTATTAGGTTAGCTCTATGCGAGGCTGTTTTGAGGCCTTGTTGTTATTATCGATCAACTGcccacagtgagaaaaaaaaatgtttacgtTAAAAAACAGGCACATAGAAAGAGCATGATGTAGAGTAGCACAGCAGCCACAGCATCGATGTAGTCTGTTAGTTAGCTGACAGCATCCAGCGGTTGAAGGTGCACTGCGGTACTAGCGTCAACAGACAGCCTACCTTCACATTACTACTGTCAAGCCGACCCACTGCGCGGAACAATAAGTCCAAAGTCagaatttattttcaacagGAAAATTATAAAACCACACACTGACGGAGTTAATGAACTCTCGCTGAAGGTAACGTCATGATTCTGCGTCGACGACGCAGATCTTTGACGTAGAGCCGCTaaaggtgttttcttttttcccccgcCCCTACCCTGCCCCTGCCCCTGCCCCTGATTGGCTAATTCCTTCCAGGCTGGAGGTTAATGTGAAACGTCGAAGCAAAACTCAACCTAAAACTAAATTAATCTGTAATCTTCTGCTGAGATTACATCACCAATATTTtggtaaaattaaattttatcaGTGTTATGAATGGTAATTAGATTCTGTCCAAACTTTTGCCTATTTTACAAACCTACTTCTACTAAGAAACGTTAACTAAGGTTGCAATACTGTTCTTGCCATCTTGCTGTGCTTAAGCACATAGATCTTAATATTTGTAATAAAATATCTTTGAGTAACATGCCTTCATAAAGGTTATTGCCAGTTGCAAAGCCGACCAAGCACTGAAAGTACCAGTCTTAATCAGTATTACAGTGCTTGTGCTCACTCCAAAGTAGTGTAATCCCCCACTTAATACTCTATCAGATCTGCAACATATGAATATTGTTAACATAAAACAATGGCCCACAGTTAAttgttaattttacattttctacaacCTGTCACATAACGTATAACATCCCCCCAGCAATGGTGTGCCCACAGAGAAGTAGACCCTGGGAATCCACTTTGGTGTGCTTGACTGCTTCTGTTGGTTTTACGgttttctccctttcttctcattttctgtgAGGAAGAGCGGCGCTGGATGTCTTCCTCATTCACTGCAACAGAACATCACAGTGATGGAGGATTGGCAACAACTTCACGCATAGTATCCAAGCATGAAGATCATTTTCCCTGTcctgacacagacatgcagatTGAAGGCCGGTCCCTCTCCAGCTAGGACTGATCGATGTTGCACATTTCcgtaaatgtgtatttataatATCTGATTGATTTGTCTTTACTACTGACAGATATCTCTATTGCATATTAAATCCCAAATGTCAGTGGAAAGAGCAAGTAAATTTCTATGATAAAGCTAAAAATTATTAAGCATCAGTATTGTACCTCTTACACCAGGAGACAGAAAGTCAGGTTTCTGATGGAAGGTACTGCATTCCCCCTAAAAATAATTGTCCAGACAAAACCAGTACATAGGTAACATTTGTATTTCACTTTAGATCTGTGCCAAGTTGGTCCCCTTCTACATTTTCAGTATGTTAGAAGGTATGTATGAAGAGTTTTTAAAACGTGTATCCACTTTGATCCTGTGTGTGCAGCAACCAAATGCTTTATGTGTGTAGTAGATAACCTTATCGTTGATAAGAGTGGCCCAcgaaaagtttttattttaaattaatcttttcattAAAGTTTAACACTAATTCCGTAATAGAAATTAAAGCCAGAATGAGGCTGACGATGAAATTTTATTGTTAAGATAATCAAGAAATAGCTAATGGTATTAAGCAAATAGCACTCGGTGGGTAATGGTATTTAACTTAACAAAACACTGGTCAATTCATTGTAAATCAAGGCTTTTTCAATGCataacaatgtataaaaataacaaaaatacagtaaatcaaatgCATATAGACAAcgtgcatatatatatgcaaaaaacaaaaagaaaacagtaaaaaataaaaatagctaaCAAGTTGGATACAACTTatatatcaaaaaacaaatagttgtgaaaattaaaaaatatttgaaaaagcaAGTCTATAAAAACGTGTCGTCAGTTGAGATAAACAGTACAACCACACTCACTTTGTATAGGTTTGTAAGTGGACATTAACAACAGATTTGTATGAACAATTGTAGGCAGCAACACTGTCGATGTGTATAGGTTTTGTGAAAGGAACTATATACaatcaaatatacaaaaacaactATGGAAAACAGGGAATGTGAGGTGCACAGTGTGAGAGCCTCTAGCCTCTTTGGAGGGAGGAAAATGGGAAGGTGAGGGGCACGGTGGTGGAGAGTTAATTACTTTGGATTGCTGCAACGCACCTCTACTGCTTGGGACAAGCTGTGAGTGCCAGACTTCACTCTTTGGTAGCTGTAGCGATGGTCCGTGGTTGCAACAATTTTCTTTGGCCTCCCAGCAGTGATTCGTTGTCTACCCCCACGCTTGACCTTTCGGCGGGCAACAGAAGTGGGCTGTGCGGCTATACTTGTCCCAGAACAGTTAGCGGCCCGCCGGAGAGCTCGTGCTTGCTGCGATGCCAGGCTCTTGGAACCATAGTGACCAAACATGTGCATCGCCGACTGCAGCATGGAGGGGTTCTCCTTTAGCCTATGGAAGGTGTGCATCATGGCTGATGCTGCTCGTTGAAACCCTTCACTGCTCTGCCCCATGGCCGAAAACTCCTTGATCATGGAGTGCCACTCCTTACTGTCTAAAATGGCTGCAAATATAAGGAGCAATGGTTTATCTTGTGTTTAATCAGTagtgtatatatttatgcatCATTAGAAACACGTCTTTATAATCAAACTGACCCTCTGGTGCTGTGAGCTTCTTCTCCGCAGTCTCAGTGTCCACATCCCAGTGATGAACAGCATCAGCCATATGTATGTTGTGATTGTGAATATTGCTGATATCCACCAGTGTTGGGTACTCTGGTATGTGAGGATCAGTGTTTCTGGAgggaaaaggcaaaaaaaaaaaaaaaaaaaagtaacatacTGTTAAAAGGATATGTACAGACATACATTAAAACAAGTATTGCTTTAGAATTTAAGTGGGGTTTGTGTGTTAGACCTGCTCTGTTGCCCATGGGAAAGCTCAGTGCGCACAAGGGTAACTTTAAGTTTAGCAGGGCAATCTGTATTTTTGGACACCCTGCCAGCCTTTATTGTTTTCCTGGGCTTGGTGTTATGCTGGCACCGGTAGTCTGCCTACAGTATTAGGAAAAATAGGTAGTAAGAtaaattttgtcaaaatttaagatggatttttggaaaaaaaacaaaacaaaaaaaaaatcatctttttcttaTCAAAGCACTGCAGGTAGGTATAAAGGTAagtagtatatacagtatgtggtccTGCACAGAGGTAAGTTTTATGTAAGAATGTGGTGCATTATTACCTTGATGGCTCTAACAGTCTCCTTTAGGTTAGATAGCAAGCTGCTGCTGTAATACATCTAACCAGACTTTTTAAAACGGAATTTGGGACAGGGAAGTTCATGggtttttttggaatttttctcTACATATACTAAAGTGAATAATCTGGTTTGTTATGTGCATTTAAATGTAGTGCGTGAGAGTAGGTTTAAAGTGAGTTAGGTTCATCCACATTTTGCCAACACGTAAGTGCAAGTATAAAGTTTAAGAATGCATTAGGGTTAGTGGGAGGTTTACAGATTTGTAACATCAGAAATGGTAACTTTCAGGGAGATTTGCTTGGCTAAATTTAACAAGTAGAAATTAAAAGATGGATAAA includes:
- the si:dkey-75a21.2 gene encoding uncharacterized protein si:dkey-75a21.2 — encoded protein: MDAMCAAPDMEKKRSGNLKRPLSTAERFPCTAPSINMDQHCELLDFLPKDYQYHVCRYKAVSQSGGDRISFEATVRMPLKSKEEILVWLKSMAVTWRVAHTRPTKGHRIIFKADYRCQHNTKPRKTIKAGRVSKNTDCPAKLKVTLVRTELSHGQQSRNTDPHIPEYPTLVDISNIHNHNIHMADAVHHWDVDTETAEKKLTAPEAILDSKEWHSMIKEFSAMGQSSEGFQRAASAMMHTFHRLKENPSMLQSAMHMFGHYGSKSLASQQARALRRAANCSGTSIAAQPTSVARRKVKRGGRQRITAGRPKKIVATTDHRYSYQRVKSGTHSLSQAVEVRCSNPK